The Pocillopora verrucosa isolate sample1 chromosome 14, ASM3666991v2, whole genome shotgun sequence genome has a segment encoding these proteins:
- the LOC131795151 gene encoding protein boule-like, with the protein MNKTAKSVSTVPDGHEIINRVFIGGLARDTSELELENFFSTFGEVTDVRIVCDRKTGFNKGYGFVTFNTTKARDDLIEKGTIDYKGGRKLRLRKAVKKETGGQFFSTGSSNQIGTQPQQLVLVPVEPNMNMNMPPLINCNAVYNHPVQQPINYVAPQYTMPSTTQYTVPAFYYYCY; encoded by the exons ATGAACAAAACAGCGAAGTCG GTTTCAACTGTACCCGATGGACACGAAATTATCAATCGGGTCTTCATCGGAGGACTTGCTCGCGAT ACAAGCGAGTTGGAGCTCGAGAATTTCTTTAGTACGTTTGGTGAAGTGACGGATGTTCGCATTGTCTGCGATAGGAAAACTGGCTTCAATAAAGG TTACGGTTTTGTTACATTCAACACAACGAAAGCTAGAGATGATCTCATTGAAAAG GGAACAATTGATTACAAGGGTGGAAGGAAACTGCGCCTCCGAAAAGCAGTGAAAAAAGAG acagGGGGACAGTTCTTTTCTACAGGATCCAGTAATCAAATAG GGACACAACCACAACAACTGGTTCTTGTGCCTGTAGAGCCAAACATGAACATGAATATGCCTCCCTTGATAAATTGCAATGCG GTATACAATCATCCAGTTCAGCAGCCCATCAATTATGTG gcaCCCCAGTATACCATGCCAAGCACAACCCAATATACTGTACCAGcattttattattactgttattaa
- the LOC131795082 gene encoding importin-9 isoform X1 — protein sequence MAAAMDDRNRSLKQALIDSLTAILSPDQQSRQMAEEQLKVLEVTEEFGVHLAELTVDREGALAIRQLASVILKQYVEAHWNSSAEKFRPPETTDAAKEEIRRLLPGGLQESISKVRSSVAYAISAIAYWDWPEAWPHLFGNLMQALTSGDGNLVHGAMRVLTEFCREVTDTQMPHVAPVILPEMYKIFIHSEKYSIRTRSRAADIFNTCASLICAMEEDAMGIAKDVLFPLLPQFTQAFVEVLAMSDSPTVDCGLKMEVLKALTTLVKNYTKQMAPHLMQILPHMWNTLTQSADRYVRTVVNYTDDADDPVDSDGEVLGFENLVFSVFEFIHGLIETPKFKKTVKKFLDELIYFLVLYMQITEEQVQVWTSNPNQFVEDEDDDTFSFSVRIAAQDVLLAVAADFKNESAVALTKALNRHLQESNERKSKGDVNWWKIHESCMLAMGCIKSLIIDKVSNGKVSIDMASFLTQVVLTDLQESVSPFLIGQALWVASRFTPLMSQELLTSFIEASVTGLQSAQLPAVRISAVRAIYEFCAHLKMSNNTQILTPYLVKIMEGLLTMATQTTDDVLALVLESLRIVMSVNKEFTTSCEGKITPLTIALFIKYAHDAALIPLIEDLFKELAMIEACNKLLQQRFLPTLISIFQAPPEKTPLGINAVCMDILCNIIRCTQPPLSDLLLNSVFPVVVKTILGSDDNAVLQGGGQCLRAFVYVSPEQMSAWRDSQGNSAISYVVRATSHLLDPRAPEFTASFVGRLVTTLISKVGSNLGDNLDLLLRGVLSKLQQAETLSIIQSLVLSFLHLMNSQLETILNFLSGVPDPTGKSALEYVVRIWCARQPEFFGVYDSKVSTMALCNVLQFFVNTGDKRLSSIIVKGERIFQQDEGIRTRSRAAKAPEQWTLIPVPVKLFKLIINELGTLLESATAGDEHEDGDSDDGEEGWEDVNDEEEGIDASGSPFAPASDYLGFDQEDFEDEDDDDPEIKSDPIYTLDLQSHLIKFLQTFAQQQCYPSYLQALNAQERHTLSKIGIAS from the exons GCCAAGGAAGAGATTCGTCGTCTTTTACCAGGAGGTCTACAGGAGTCAATCAGTAAAGTCAGGTCAAGTGTG GCATATGCAATCTCAGCCATAGCATATTGGGACTGGCCTGAAGCTTGGCCACATTTGTTTGGGAATCTGATGCAAGCATTGACAAGTGGGGATGGCAATTTGGTTCATGGAGCCATGAGAGTTTTAACAG AGTTCTGCCGTGAGGTGACAGACACACAGATGCCTCATGTTGCGCCTGTGATCCTGCCTGAAATGTACAAGATATTCATTCATTCAGAG AAGTACAGTATCAGAACAAGATCCCGCGCTGCAGATATATTTAATACTTGTGCATCGCTAATCTGTGCAATGGAAGAAGATGCAATG GGTATTGCCAAGGATgtcctctttcctcttcttcCACAATTCACCCAAGCATTTGTTGAAGTTCTGGCAATGTCTGATAGTCCCACAGTTGATTGTGGCTTGAAGATGGAAGTGCTTAAA GCATTAACGACATTGGTTAAGAACTACACCAAACAAATGGCACCACACTTAATGCAGATTCTTCCTCACATGTGGAATACATTGACTCAGAGTGCTGATCGATATGTCCGCACAGTTGTAAATTACACTGATGATGCAGATGACCCTGTGGATTCTGATG GAGAAGTGTTGGGATTTGAGAATcttgttttcagtgtttttgagTTTATCCATGGACTTATAGAAACACCAAAATTCAAGAAAACCGTCAAGAAGTTTTTAGATgaacttatttatttcttggtgTTGTACATGCAAATCACAGAGGAGCAG GTTCAAGTGTGGACATCTAATCCTAATCAATTTGTTGAAGATGAGGACGATGATACATTTTCGTTTTCTGTTCGCATTGCGGCTCAAGATGTTCTCTTG GCAGTTGCTGCTGACTTTAAAAATGAAAGTGCAGTCGCATTGACAAAAGCACTCAACAGACATCTACAggaatcaaatgaaagaaaaagcaaaggaGATGTTAATTG gtGGAAAATACACGAGTCGTGCATGTTGGCAATGGGTTGTATTAAATCACTTATTATTGACAAAGTCTCCAATGGCAAGGTTTCTATAGATATGGCGTCATTTCTCACCCAGGTTGTGCTAACAGACCTTCAGGAATCAG TATCGCCTTTCCTCATCGGTCAAGCGTTATGGGTGGCAAGTCGTTTTACTCCTCTAATGTCTCAAGAACTTTTAACAAG CTTCATCGAAGCATCCGTCACGGGTCTTCAGTCAGCACAGTTACCTGCAGTTCGAATATCAGCTGTTAGAGCTATTTATGA ATTCTGTGCCCATCTTAAGATGTCAAATAATACTCAGATCCTAACGCCTTACCTTGTCAAGATTATGGAAGGGTTACTAACCATGGCGACTCAAACGACAGACGATGTGCTGGCTCTCGTTCTCGAGTCTCTTAGAATAGTCATGTCG GTTAACAAGGAATTTACAACGTCTTGTGAAGGAAAAATAACACCGCTGACGATAGCGCTCTTTATTAAGTATGCTCACG atGCGGCTCTTATTCCGTTGATAGAGGACTTATTCAAAGAACTTGCCATGATAGAGGCTTGTAACAAG ctTTTACAACAGAGGTTTCTGCCGACTTTAATAAGTATTTTTCAAGCACCGCCAGAAAAGACACCTTTAGGAATAAATGCT GTCTGTATGGATATCCTATGTAACATCATTCGGTGCACACAGCCTCCCCTTTCCGATCTGCTACTGAACTCTGTGTTTCCTGTCGTTGTCAAAACAATACTCGGCTCTGATGACAATGCGGTGTTGCAG GGAGGCGGACAGTGCCTTCGTGCATTTGTTTACGTGTCTCCAGAGCAGATGAGTGCTTG gCGGGATTCTCAAGGAAATAGCGCCATTTCTTACGTTGTTCGAGCAACTTCACACCTACTCGACCCTAGGGCTCCAGAGTTCACGGCCTCCTTTGTTGGTAGACTGGTGACTACTTTAATCAGTAAG GTCGGAAGTAACCTCGGGGACAACCTTGATTTGCTTTTAAGAGGAGTCCTTAGCAAACTTCAACAGGCAGAAACGTTAAGTATAATACAG tcactGGTCCTTTCGTTTCTTCATTTAATGAACAGTCAGCTAGAAACGATCCTCAATTTTCTGAGTGGAGTCCCAGACCCAACTGGCAAGTCAGCGCTGGAGTATGTGGTCAGGATATGGTGTGCAAGACAACCCGAGTTCTTTGGCGTATATGACAGTAAAGTGAG tactATGGCCCTTTGTAATGTACTACAGTTCTTCGTGAACACTGGTGACAAAAGACTTTCAAGTATCATTGTGAAAGGCGAGAGGATTTTTCAGCAAGATGAAG GTATCCGAACAAGATCAAGAGCTGCCAAAG CTCCCGAGCAGTGGACATTGATCCCTGTTCCAGTCAAGCTCTTTAAATTAATCATCAATGAGCTGGGCACGTTACTGGAAAGTGCTACGGCGGGTGACGAGCATGAGGACGGGGACTCGGACGAC GGAGAGGAGGGTTGGGAGGACGTGAATGATGAAGAAGAAGGCATCGATGCTTCTGGATCACCTTTTGCGCCTGCGTCGGATTACTTAG GTTTTGATCAAGAAGActttgaagatgaagatgatgatgaccCAGAGATAAAGAGTGATCCTATTTACACACTTGATTTACAG AGTCACTTGATCAAGTTTCTACAGACGTTCGCTCAACAACAGTGTTATCCGAGCTACTTACAAGCACTGAATGCACAGGAGCGACACACCTTATCCAAGATCGGAATTGCTTCGTAA
- the LOC131795082 gene encoding importin-9 isoform X2 — MAAAMDDRNRSLKQALIDSLTAILSPDQQSRQMAEEQLKVLEVTEEFGVHLAELTVDREGALAIRQLASVILKQYVEAHWNSSAEKFRPPETTDAAKEEIRRLLPGGLQESISKVRSSVAYAISAIAYWDWPEAWPHLFGNLMQALTSGDGNLVHGAMRVLTEFCREVTDTQMPHVAPVILPEMYKIFIHSEGIAKDVLFPLLPQFTQAFVEVLAMSDSPTVDCGLKMEVLKALTTLVKNYTKQMAPHLMQILPHMWNTLTQSADRYVRTVVNYTDDADDPVDSDGEVLGFENLVFSVFEFIHGLIETPKFKKTVKKFLDELIYFLVLYMQITEEQVQVWTSNPNQFVEDEDDDTFSFSVRIAAQDVLLAVAADFKNESAVALTKALNRHLQESNERKSKGDVNWWKIHESCMLAMGCIKSLIIDKVSNGKVSIDMASFLTQVVLTDLQESVSPFLIGQALWVASRFTPLMSQELLTSFIEASVTGLQSAQLPAVRISAVRAIYEFCAHLKMSNNTQILTPYLVKIMEGLLTMATQTTDDVLALVLESLRIVMSVNKEFTTSCEGKITPLTIALFIKYAHDAALIPLIEDLFKELAMIEACNKLLQQRFLPTLISIFQAPPEKTPLGINAVCMDILCNIIRCTQPPLSDLLLNSVFPVVVKTILGSDDNAVLQGGGQCLRAFVYVSPEQMSAWRDSQGNSAISYVVRATSHLLDPRAPEFTASFVGRLVTTLISKVGSNLGDNLDLLLRGVLSKLQQAETLSIIQSLVLSFLHLMNSQLETILNFLSGVPDPTGKSALEYVVRIWCARQPEFFGVYDSKVSTMALCNVLQFFVNTGDKRLSSIIVKGERIFQQDEGIRTRSRAAKAPEQWTLIPVPVKLFKLIINELGTLLESATAGDEHEDGDSDDGEEGWEDVNDEEEGIDASGSPFAPASDYLGFDQEDFEDEDDDDPEIKSDPIYTLDLQSHLIKFLQTFAQQQCYPSYLQALNAQERHTLSKIGIAS; from the exons GCCAAGGAAGAGATTCGTCGTCTTTTACCAGGAGGTCTACAGGAGTCAATCAGTAAAGTCAGGTCAAGTGTG GCATATGCAATCTCAGCCATAGCATATTGGGACTGGCCTGAAGCTTGGCCACATTTGTTTGGGAATCTGATGCAAGCATTGACAAGTGGGGATGGCAATTTGGTTCATGGAGCCATGAGAGTTTTAACAG AGTTCTGCCGTGAGGTGACAGACACACAGATGCCTCATGTTGCGCCTGTGATCCTGCCTGAAATGTACAAGATATTCATTCATTCAGAG GGTATTGCCAAGGATgtcctctttcctcttcttcCACAATTCACCCAAGCATTTGTTGAAGTTCTGGCAATGTCTGATAGTCCCACAGTTGATTGTGGCTTGAAGATGGAAGTGCTTAAA GCATTAACGACATTGGTTAAGAACTACACCAAACAAATGGCACCACACTTAATGCAGATTCTTCCTCACATGTGGAATACATTGACTCAGAGTGCTGATCGATATGTCCGCACAGTTGTAAATTACACTGATGATGCAGATGACCCTGTGGATTCTGATG GAGAAGTGTTGGGATTTGAGAATcttgttttcagtgtttttgagTTTATCCATGGACTTATAGAAACACCAAAATTCAAGAAAACCGTCAAGAAGTTTTTAGATgaacttatttatttcttggtgTTGTACATGCAAATCACAGAGGAGCAG GTTCAAGTGTGGACATCTAATCCTAATCAATTTGTTGAAGATGAGGACGATGATACATTTTCGTTTTCTGTTCGCATTGCGGCTCAAGATGTTCTCTTG GCAGTTGCTGCTGACTTTAAAAATGAAAGTGCAGTCGCATTGACAAAAGCACTCAACAGACATCTACAggaatcaaatgaaagaaaaagcaaaggaGATGTTAATTG gtGGAAAATACACGAGTCGTGCATGTTGGCAATGGGTTGTATTAAATCACTTATTATTGACAAAGTCTCCAATGGCAAGGTTTCTATAGATATGGCGTCATTTCTCACCCAGGTTGTGCTAACAGACCTTCAGGAATCAG TATCGCCTTTCCTCATCGGTCAAGCGTTATGGGTGGCAAGTCGTTTTACTCCTCTAATGTCTCAAGAACTTTTAACAAG CTTCATCGAAGCATCCGTCACGGGTCTTCAGTCAGCACAGTTACCTGCAGTTCGAATATCAGCTGTTAGAGCTATTTATGA ATTCTGTGCCCATCTTAAGATGTCAAATAATACTCAGATCCTAACGCCTTACCTTGTCAAGATTATGGAAGGGTTACTAACCATGGCGACTCAAACGACAGACGATGTGCTGGCTCTCGTTCTCGAGTCTCTTAGAATAGTCATGTCG GTTAACAAGGAATTTACAACGTCTTGTGAAGGAAAAATAACACCGCTGACGATAGCGCTCTTTATTAAGTATGCTCACG atGCGGCTCTTATTCCGTTGATAGAGGACTTATTCAAAGAACTTGCCATGATAGAGGCTTGTAACAAG ctTTTACAACAGAGGTTTCTGCCGACTTTAATAAGTATTTTTCAAGCACCGCCAGAAAAGACACCTTTAGGAATAAATGCT GTCTGTATGGATATCCTATGTAACATCATTCGGTGCACACAGCCTCCCCTTTCCGATCTGCTACTGAACTCTGTGTTTCCTGTCGTTGTCAAAACAATACTCGGCTCTGATGACAATGCGGTGTTGCAG GGAGGCGGACAGTGCCTTCGTGCATTTGTTTACGTGTCTCCAGAGCAGATGAGTGCTTG gCGGGATTCTCAAGGAAATAGCGCCATTTCTTACGTTGTTCGAGCAACTTCACACCTACTCGACCCTAGGGCTCCAGAGTTCACGGCCTCCTTTGTTGGTAGACTGGTGACTACTTTAATCAGTAAG GTCGGAAGTAACCTCGGGGACAACCTTGATTTGCTTTTAAGAGGAGTCCTTAGCAAACTTCAACAGGCAGAAACGTTAAGTATAATACAG tcactGGTCCTTTCGTTTCTTCATTTAATGAACAGTCAGCTAGAAACGATCCTCAATTTTCTGAGTGGAGTCCCAGACCCAACTGGCAAGTCAGCGCTGGAGTATGTGGTCAGGATATGGTGTGCAAGACAACCCGAGTTCTTTGGCGTATATGACAGTAAAGTGAG tactATGGCCCTTTGTAATGTACTACAGTTCTTCGTGAACACTGGTGACAAAAGACTTTCAAGTATCATTGTGAAAGGCGAGAGGATTTTTCAGCAAGATGAAG GTATCCGAACAAGATCAAGAGCTGCCAAAG CTCCCGAGCAGTGGACATTGATCCCTGTTCCAGTCAAGCTCTTTAAATTAATCATCAATGAGCTGGGCACGTTACTGGAAAGTGCTACGGCGGGTGACGAGCATGAGGACGGGGACTCGGACGAC GGAGAGGAGGGTTGGGAGGACGTGAATGATGAAGAAGAAGGCATCGATGCTTCTGGATCACCTTTTGCGCCTGCGTCGGATTACTTAG GTTTTGATCAAGAAGActttgaagatgaagatgatgatgaccCAGAGATAAAGAGTGATCCTATTTACACACTTGATTTACAG AGTCACTTGATCAAGTTTCTACAGACGTTCGCTCAACAACAGTGTTATCCGAGCTACTTACAAGCACTGAATGCACAGGAGCGACACACCTTATCCAAGATCGGAATTGCTTCGTAA